Proteins encoded within one genomic window of Couchioplanes caeruleus:
- a CDS encoding thiol-disulfide oxidoreductase DCC family protein, which produces MTTPTFVYDGDCAFCTSCAHFIERRIPSRATVVPWQFADLDALGLTLAQVEQAVQWVAPDGTIASGPDAIALLLRDAGRFWEVPGRALQLRPVGLLAWPAYRWIAGHRHLMPGGTAACSLPQATRERLYGS; this is translated from the coding sequence ATGACCACGCCAACCTTCGTGTACGACGGCGACTGCGCATTCTGCACCTCCTGCGCCCACTTCATCGAGCGCCGCATCCCGTCCCGCGCCACCGTGGTCCCCTGGCAGTTCGCCGACCTGGACGCCCTGGGCCTCACGCTCGCACAGGTCGAGCAGGCCGTGCAGTGGGTCGCCCCGGACGGCACGATCGCCTCCGGGCCGGACGCCATCGCGCTGCTGCTGCGCGACGCCGGGCGCTTCTGGGAGGTGCCGGGCCGGGCGTTGCAACTCAGGCCCGTCGGCCTGCTGGCCTGGCCGGCGTACCGATGGATCGCCGGCCACCGCCACCTCATGCCGGGCGGCACGGCGGCGTGCTCGCTGCCGCAGGCCACGCGCGAGCGGCTGTACGGCTCCTGA
- a CDS encoding sigma-70 family RNA polymerase sigma factor, with protein MRRRVSPDEELMTALYTEHYAVLLSFISRYVHDRHKAEDLVQETLLRAWRHIDHLDPDPGRTRSYLLTIARNVVINAWRAEQRRPHLVADEAAVEGAPAADNVDQMVEGWLVAEALERLSADHRAVVQAMYYEGQTVADAARNLSVPEGTVKSRAYYAVRALRQAFEEMGVLR; from the coding sequence ATGAGGCGACGGGTCAGCCCCGACGAGGAGCTGATGACCGCGCTCTACACCGAGCACTACGCGGTCCTGCTCAGCTTCATCTCCCGTTACGTGCACGACCGCCACAAGGCCGAGGACCTGGTGCAGGAGACTCTGCTGCGGGCCTGGCGGCACATCGACCACCTCGACCCGGACCCGGGGCGCACCCGGTCCTACCTGCTCACCATCGCGCGCAACGTGGTGATCAACGCCTGGCGGGCCGAACAGCGCCGGCCGCATCTCGTCGCCGACGAGGCGGCGGTCGAGGGCGCACCGGCCGCCGACAACGTCGACCAGATGGTCGAGGGCTGGCTGGTCGCCGAGGCGCTGGAGCGGCTCTCCGCCGACCACCGGGCCGTGGTGCAGGCCATGTACTACGAGGGACAGACCGTCGCGGACGCTGCCCGGAACCTGTCGGTCCCCGAGGGCACGGTGAAGTCCCGCGCGTACTACGCCGTACGGGCCTTGCGGCAGGCGTTCGAGGAGATGGGGGTGCTGCGATGA
- a CDS encoding anti-sigma factor family protein: protein MIPDHDELRRLLGGHLLGGLDDADTDRLDAHLLDCDDCRAEVERLGRVPELLRSLQDSPPAAVAPGERPSAARIESLLGRMRAERARQRRRRGTRWLAAVAVALVAGVSAGLILEQDERPSPPPPQAAPSQPPAVTATLEPAAGSGLSGQAVLTGKTWGVSIDLTVSRLSGRGPFVCQVRKAGGSTTEQAATWGPTPSGNAKVTGASSIQLRDVSTVAVADGQGHVLGTARLN from the coding sequence ATGATCCCCGACCACGACGAACTGCGCAGACTGCTCGGTGGGCACCTGCTCGGCGGCCTCGACGACGCCGACACCGACCGACTCGACGCGCACCTGCTGGACTGTGACGACTGCCGCGCCGAGGTGGAGCGGCTCGGGCGCGTACCCGAGCTGTTGCGGTCCTTGCAGGACTCCCCGCCGGCGGCGGTCGCACCCGGCGAGCGGCCCAGCGCGGCCCGGATCGAAAGCCTGCTCGGCCGGATGCGCGCGGAGCGTGCCCGGCAACGCCGCCGCCGCGGAACACGCTGGCTGGCCGCCGTGGCAGTCGCGCTCGTCGCAGGTGTTTCGGCGGGACTCATCCTGGAGCAGGACGAGCGGCCGTCACCGCCCCCACCCCAGGCGGCGCCGAGCCAGCCGCCCGCGGTCACCGCGACCCTCGAGCCCGCCGCGGGCAGCGGTCTCTCCGGTCAGGCCGTGCTCACCGGCAAGACCTGGGGGGTTTCGATCGACCTGACGGTGTCCCGGCTCAGCGGCCGCGGACCCTTCGTCTGCCAGGTCCGCAAGGCCGGCGGCAGCACCACCGAACAGGCCGCGACGTGGGGACCCACCCCGAGCGGGAACGCCAAGGTGACCGGGGCGAGCTCGATCCAACTGCGAGACGTGAGCACGGTGGCGGTGGCGGACGGACAGGGCCACGTGCTGGGGACGGCACGCCTGAACTGA
- a CDS encoding neprosin family prolyl endopeptidase, with the protein MPPTLLPWGERPSKLKRARAGASSAAIAAAGADAASADPSGSLVPVPEYAPKGRNSKAGILRKVHSSIVPPAPPPAGPLTREPGDVFFHYAVGTQTGETDGTWANVSIAKPELAGGDYHTLAEIAVQSADGRQIVEVGWTVDRQVNGDDDPHLFVYYWKNREPSCYNACGFEVYGNASIKPGDTLPTGVQKRFGIQHSGGVWWIAYDSEWIGYFPDWLWDGTYTRGGLTQWFGEVAASTDRPCTDMGNGLVVSDGNAARMGTISMTNGPEPKATVRATSPHYGVLSLSDRTFRFGGPGAC; encoded by the coding sequence GTGCCGCCGACGTTGCTGCCGTGGGGTGAGCGGCCGTCGAAACTGAAGCGGGCCCGGGCCGGTGCCAGCAGCGCCGCGATCGCGGCCGCGGGGGCGGACGCCGCGTCGGCCGACCCGAGCGGCTCGCTGGTCCCGGTGCCGGAATACGCGCCGAAAGGCCGCAACTCGAAGGCCGGCATCCTCCGCAAGGTCCACTCCTCCATCGTGCCGCCGGCGCCGCCGCCCGCCGGGCCGCTGACCCGGGAGCCCGGCGACGTGTTCTTCCACTACGCGGTCGGCACCCAGACCGGCGAGACCGACGGCACCTGGGCGAACGTGAGCATCGCCAAGCCCGAGCTGGCCGGCGGCGACTACCACACGCTGGCCGAGATCGCGGTGCAGTCCGCGGACGGCCGGCAGATCGTGGAGGTCGGCTGGACGGTGGACCGGCAGGTCAACGGCGACGACGACCCGCACCTGTTCGTCTACTACTGGAAGAACCGCGAGCCGAGCTGCTACAACGCGTGCGGCTTCGAGGTGTACGGCAACGCGTCGATCAAACCCGGCGACACCCTGCCGACCGGCGTGCAGAAGCGGTTCGGCATCCAGCACTCCGGCGGCGTGTGGTGGATCGCGTACGACTCGGAGTGGATCGGCTACTTCCCCGACTGGCTCTGGGACGGCACCTACACCCGCGGCGGCCTGACCCAGTGGTTCGGCGAGGTCGCCGCGTCCACCGACAGGCCCTGCACCGACATGGGCAACGGCCTCGTGGTGTCGGACGGGAACGCGGCCCGCATGGGCACGATCTCGATGACCAACGGACCGGAACCGAAGGCGACCGTACGGGCCACGAGCCCCCACTACGGCGTCCTGTCCCTCAGCGACCGGACCTTCCGTTTCGGCGGCCCCGGAGCCTGCTGA